A stretch of the Phycodurus eques isolate BA_2022a chromosome 15, UOR_Pequ_1.1, whole genome shotgun sequence genome encodes the following:
- the LOC133413428 gene encoding metal transporter CNNM4-like isoform X1: MAREWSGRQGYIVTVLLFLCSADGARSEATAGGGGTGGTQVLGMRLETSDKPASTGDDGVLQVTEDSSVQLRFYGLRLHPGAWRLIRFTELSGRGEGDSGDSGGGATCSDFTKDIEVGTGMNVSGRGTSGLLRVHAKPLRKSQPSSEYVLCTRIDDPVDGGGDERAGRWRPLGDGDGRLLVVEEKKSLLPLWLQVILILGLLVLSGMFSGLNLGLMALDPMELRIVQSCGTDKEKKYARKIEPIRSKGNYLLCSLLLGNVLVNTTLTILLDDLTGSGPGAVAASTVGIVIFGEIAPQALCSRHGLAVGADTIALTKFFMLLTFPLSFPVSKLLDVLLGQEIGTVYNREKLVGMLKVTEPYNDLVKEELNMIQGALELRTKTVEDVMTPLADCFMIQADAVLDFDTMSEIMESGYTRIPVFDDERCNIVDILYVKDLAFVDPDDCTTLKTITKFYNHPVHFVFHDTKLDTMLEEFKKGKSHLAIVQKVNDEGEGDPFYQVLGLVTLEDVIEEIIKSEILDESDLYTDNRTKKRVDAAKSKRDFSAFRPDSDAKAKISPQLTLAAHRFLATEVSLFGTFHVTEKVLLRILRHPDVVQELKFDDDDKRAAQHFLYQRGKPVDYFVLILQGRVEVEAGNENMKFETGPFSYYGVMALSTPPLAVTPPLSPSVASPPPRRLSLKRFSVFSRFPEFRSPSHGGNLNRSASIGGSAGGPESNSVGGSSSQIPGTPFQYIPDFCVRALSDLQFVKITRAQYQNGLLASRLDSTPQSPEGSQQRLDAAPQPPLAALPGGRPPPPLERPPSNAPSARRPSQSSLSTNRAALAQAAAPRQPTPPADADGVPGETTTLLGEQHNCVDPRRPGQPLMHQHAHTESTI; this comes from the exons ATGGCGAGAGAATGGAGCGGCCGGCAGGGTTACATCGTCACTGTCCTCCTCTTCTTGTGCAGCGCGGACGGAGCCCGCTCGGAGGCGacggccggcggcggcggcactgGCGGCACTCAGGTGCTCGGGATGCGGCTGGAGACGAGCGACAAGCCGGCCAGCACCGGTGACGACGGCGTTCTGCAGGTGACCGAGGACAGCTCCGTGCAGCTCCGCTTCTACGGGCTCAGGCTGCACCCTGGAGCCTGGAGGCTCATCCGCTTCACGGAGCTGTCCGGCCGCGGGGAGGGGGACTCGGGGGACTCGGGGGGCGGGGCAACCTGCTCGGACTTCACCAAGGACATCGAGGTCGGGACCGGCATGAACGTGAGCGGCCGGGGCACGTCGGGGCTGCTGCGCGTGCACGCCAAGCCGCTGCGCAAGAGCCAGCCGAGCAGCGAGTACGTGCTGTGCACGCGCATCGACGACCCGGTGGACGGTGGCGGCGACGAGCGCGCCGGACGCTGGCGGCCGCTGGGCGACGGCGACGGGCGCCTGCTGGTTGTGGAGGAGAAGAAGTCGCTGCTGCCGCTGTGGCTGCAG GTGATCCTGATCTTGGGCCTGCTGGTGCTGTCGGGCATGTTCAGCGGGCTCAACCTGGGTCTGATGGCCCTGGACCCCATGGAGCTGCGCATCGTGCAGAGCTGCGGCACGGACAAGGAGAAGAAGTACGCGCGCAAGATAGAGCCCATCCGCAGCAAGGGCAACTACCTGCTGTGCTCGCTGCTCCTGGGCAACGTCCTGGTCAACACCACGCTCACCATCCTCCTGGACGACCTGACCGGCTCGGGCCCGGGCGCCGTGGCGGCCTCCACCGTGGGCATCGTCATCTTCGGCGAGATCGCGCCCCAGGCGCTCTGCTCGCGCCACGGGCTGGCCGTGGGCGCCGACACCATCGCGCTCACCAAGTTCTTCATGCTGCTCACCTTCCCGCTCAGCTTCCCCGTCAGCAAGCTGCTGGACGTGCTGCTGGGCCAGGAGATCGGCACCGTGTACAACCGCGAGAAGCTGGTGGGGATGCTCAAGGTCACCGAGCCCTACAACGACCTGGTCAAGGAGGAGCTCAACATGATCCAGGGGGCGCTGGAGCTGCGCACCAAGACGGTGGAGGACGTCATGACGCCGCTGGCCGACTGCTTCATGATCCAG GCGGACGCCGTGCTGGACTTCGACACCATGTCGGAGATCATGGAGAGCGGCTACACGCGCATCCCCGTCTTCGACGACGAGCGCTGCAACATCGTGGACATCCTGTACGTCAAGGACCTGGCCTTCGTCGACCCCGACGACTGCACCACGCTCAAGACCATCACCAAGTTCTACAACCACCCCGTGCACTTCGTCTTCCACGACACCAAGCTGGACACCATGCTGGAGGAGTTCAAGAAAG GTAAATCGCACCTGGCCATCGTGCAGAAGGTCAACGACGAGGGCGAGGGCGACCCCTTCTACCAGGTGCTGGGATTGGTCACCCTGGAGGACGTCATCGAGGAGATCATCAAGTCGGAGATCCTGGACGAGTCCGACCTTTACA CCGACAACCGCACCAAGAAGCGAGTGGACGCCGCCAAGAGCAAACGAGACTTCTCGGCGTTCAGACCCGACAGCGACGCCAAGGCCAAGATCTCCCCGCAGCTCACGCTGGCTGCCCATCGCTTCCTGGCAACAG AGGTGAGCCTGTTCGGTACCTTCCACGTGACCGAGAAGGTCCTGCTGAGGATCTTGAGGCATCCCGACGTCGTGCAGGAGCTCAAGttcgacgacgacgacaagcGCGCAGCGCAGCACTTCCTGTACCAGCGCGGCAAGCCCGTCGACTACTTTGTGCTCATCCTGCAG ggtCGAGTGGAGGTGGAGGCGGGAAACGAGAACATGAAGTTTGAGACGGGCCCCTTCTCCTACTATGGTGTCATGGCGCTCAGCACGCCACCGCTGG CCGTCACCCCCCCTCTGTCCCCGTCGGTGGCGTCCCCCCCTCCGAGGCGCCTCTCTCTTAAGAGGTTTTCCGTGTTCTCTCGCTTCCCAG AGTTCCGTTCTCCGTCCCACGGCGGCAACCTGAACCGCTCGGCGTCCATCGGCGGCAGCGCAGGCGGTCCGGAGAGCAACTCCGTGGGCGGCAGCAGCAGCCAAATCCCGGGAACGCCCTTCCAGTACATTCCGGACTTCTGCGTACGAGCGCTCAGCGACCTGCAGTTTGTCAAG ATCACACGCGCGCAGTACCAGAACGGCCTGCTGGCGTCACGTCTGGACAGCACGCCGCAGTCTCCGGAAGGAAGTCAACAGCGTCTGGACGCGGCGCCGCAGCCGCCTCTCGCCGCCCTGCCGGGCGGGCGCCCCCCGCCGCCCCTCGAGCGTCCGCCGTCCAACGCTCCCTCGGCGCGGCGCCCCAGCCAGTCGTCGCTTTCGACCAACCGCGCGGCCCTGGCGCAGGCCGCCGCGCCGCGCCAACCGACGCCACCCGCGGACGCCGACGGCGTGCCGGGAGAGACCACCACGCTACTCGGCGAGCAGCACAACTGCGTGGACCCCCGACGGCCGGGACAGCCCCTCATGCACCAGCACGCGCATACCGAGAGTACCATTTGA
- the LOC133413428 gene encoding metal transporter CNNM4-like isoform X2, translating into MAREWSGRQGYIVTVLLFLCSADGARSEATAGGGGTGGTQVLGMRLETSDKPASTGDDGVLQVTEDSSVQLRFYGLRLHPGAWRLIRFTELSGRGEGDSGDSGGGATCSDFTKDIEVGTGMNVSGRGTSGLLRVHAKPLRKSQPSSEYVLCTRIDDPVDGGGDERAGRWRPLGDGDGRLLVVEEKKSLLPLWLQVILILGLLVLSGMFSGLNLGLMALDPMELRIVQSCGTDKEKKYARKIEPIRSKGNYLLCSLLLGNVLVNTTLTILLDDLTGSGPGAVAASTVGIVIFGEIAPQALCSRHGLAVGADTIALTKFFMLLTFPLSFPVSKLLDVLLGQEIGTVYNREKLVGMLKVTEPYNDLVKEELNMIQGALELRTKTVEDVMTPLADCFMIQADAVLDFDTMSEIMESGYTRIPVFDDERCNIVDILYVKDLAFVDPDDCTTLKTITKFYNHPVHFVFHDTKLDTMLEEFKKGKSHLAIVQKVNDEGEGDPFYQVLGLVTLEDVIEEIIKSEILDESDLYTDNRTKKRVDAAKSKRDFSAFRPDSDAKAKISPQLTLAAHRFLATEVSLFGTFHVTEKVLLRILRHPDVVQELKFDDDDKRAAQHFLYQRGKPVDYFVLILQGRVEVEAGNENMKFETGPFSYYGVMALSTPPLEFRSPSHGGNLNRSASIGGSAGGPESNSVGGSSSQIPGTPFQYIPDFCVRALSDLQFVKITRAQYQNGLLASRLDSTPQSPEGSQQRLDAAPQPPLAALPGGRPPPPLERPPSNAPSARRPSQSSLSTNRAALAQAAAPRQPTPPADADGVPGETTTLLGEQHNCVDPRRPGQPLMHQHAHTESTI; encoded by the exons ATGGCGAGAGAATGGAGCGGCCGGCAGGGTTACATCGTCACTGTCCTCCTCTTCTTGTGCAGCGCGGACGGAGCCCGCTCGGAGGCGacggccggcggcggcggcactgGCGGCACTCAGGTGCTCGGGATGCGGCTGGAGACGAGCGACAAGCCGGCCAGCACCGGTGACGACGGCGTTCTGCAGGTGACCGAGGACAGCTCCGTGCAGCTCCGCTTCTACGGGCTCAGGCTGCACCCTGGAGCCTGGAGGCTCATCCGCTTCACGGAGCTGTCCGGCCGCGGGGAGGGGGACTCGGGGGACTCGGGGGGCGGGGCAACCTGCTCGGACTTCACCAAGGACATCGAGGTCGGGACCGGCATGAACGTGAGCGGCCGGGGCACGTCGGGGCTGCTGCGCGTGCACGCCAAGCCGCTGCGCAAGAGCCAGCCGAGCAGCGAGTACGTGCTGTGCACGCGCATCGACGACCCGGTGGACGGTGGCGGCGACGAGCGCGCCGGACGCTGGCGGCCGCTGGGCGACGGCGACGGGCGCCTGCTGGTTGTGGAGGAGAAGAAGTCGCTGCTGCCGCTGTGGCTGCAG GTGATCCTGATCTTGGGCCTGCTGGTGCTGTCGGGCATGTTCAGCGGGCTCAACCTGGGTCTGATGGCCCTGGACCCCATGGAGCTGCGCATCGTGCAGAGCTGCGGCACGGACAAGGAGAAGAAGTACGCGCGCAAGATAGAGCCCATCCGCAGCAAGGGCAACTACCTGCTGTGCTCGCTGCTCCTGGGCAACGTCCTGGTCAACACCACGCTCACCATCCTCCTGGACGACCTGACCGGCTCGGGCCCGGGCGCCGTGGCGGCCTCCACCGTGGGCATCGTCATCTTCGGCGAGATCGCGCCCCAGGCGCTCTGCTCGCGCCACGGGCTGGCCGTGGGCGCCGACACCATCGCGCTCACCAAGTTCTTCATGCTGCTCACCTTCCCGCTCAGCTTCCCCGTCAGCAAGCTGCTGGACGTGCTGCTGGGCCAGGAGATCGGCACCGTGTACAACCGCGAGAAGCTGGTGGGGATGCTCAAGGTCACCGAGCCCTACAACGACCTGGTCAAGGAGGAGCTCAACATGATCCAGGGGGCGCTGGAGCTGCGCACCAAGACGGTGGAGGACGTCATGACGCCGCTGGCCGACTGCTTCATGATCCAG GCGGACGCCGTGCTGGACTTCGACACCATGTCGGAGATCATGGAGAGCGGCTACACGCGCATCCCCGTCTTCGACGACGAGCGCTGCAACATCGTGGACATCCTGTACGTCAAGGACCTGGCCTTCGTCGACCCCGACGACTGCACCACGCTCAAGACCATCACCAAGTTCTACAACCACCCCGTGCACTTCGTCTTCCACGACACCAAGCTGGACACCATGCTGGAGGAGTTCAAGAAAG GTAAATCGCACCTGGCCATCGTGCAGAAGGTCAACGACGAGGGCGAGGGCGACCCCTTCTACCAGGTGCTGGGATTGGTCACCCTGGAGGACGTCATCGAGGAGATCATCAAGTCGGAGATCCTGGACGAGTCCGACCTTTACA CCGACAACCGCACCAAGAAGCGAGTGGACGCCGCCAAGAGCAAACGAGACTTCTCGGCGTTCAGACCCGACAGCGACGCCAAGGCCAAGATCTCCCCGCAGCTCACGCTGGCTGCCCATCGCTTCCTGGCAACAG AGGTGAGCCTGTTCGGTACCTTCCACGTGACCGAGAAGGTCCTGCTGAGGATCTTGAGGCATCCCGACGTCGTGCAGGAGCTCAAGttcgacgacgacgacaagcGCGCAGCGCAGCACTTCCTGTACCAGCGCGGCAAGCCCGTCGACTACTTTGTGCTCATCCTGCAG ggtCGAGTGGAGGTGGAGGCGGGAAACGAGAACATGAAGTTTGAGACGGGCCCCTTCTCCTACTATGGTGTCATGGCGCTCAGCACGCCACCGCTGG AGTTCCGTTCTCCGTCCCACGGCGGCAACCTGAACCGCTCGGCGTCCATCGGCGGCAGCGCAGGCGGTCCGGAGAGCAACTCCGTGGGCGGCAGCAGCAGCCAAATCCCGGGAACGCCCTTCCAGTACATTCCGGACTTCTGCGTACGAGCGCTCAGCGACCTGCAGTTTGTCAAG ATCACACGCGCGCAGTACCAGAACGGCCTGCTGGCGTCACGTCTGGACAGCACGCCGCAGTCTCCGGAAGGAAGTCAACAGCGTCTGGACGCGGCGCCGCAGCCGCCTCTCGCCGCCCTGCCGGGCGGGCGCCCCCCGCCGCCCCTCGAGCGTCCGCCGTCCAACGCTCCCTCGGCGCGGCGCCCCAGCCAGTCGTCGCTTTCGACCAACCGCGCGGCCCTGGCGCAGGCCGCCGCGCCGCGCCAACCGACGCCACCCGCGGACGCCGACGGCGTGCCGGGAGAGACCACCACGCTACTCGGCGAGCAGCACAACTGCGTGGACCCCCGACGGCCGGGACAGCCCCTCATGCACCAGCACGCGCATACCGAGAGTACCATTTGA
- the LOC133413428 gene encoding metal transporter CNNM4-like isoform X3 encodes MRLETSDKPASTGDDGVLQVTEDSSVQLRFYGLRLHPGAWRLIRFTELSGRGEGDSGDSGGGATCSDFTKDIEVGTGMNVSGRGTSGLLRVHAKPLRKSQPSSEYVLCTRIDDPVDGGGDERAGRWRPLGDGDGRLLVVEEKKSLLPLWLQVILILGLLVLSGMFSGLNLGLMALDPMELRIVQSCGTDKEKKYARKIEPIRSKGNYLLCSLLLGNVLVNTTLTILLDDLTGSGPGAVAASTVGIVIFGEIAPQALCSRHGLAVGADTIALTKFFMLLTFPLSFPVSKLLDVLLGQEIGTVYNREKLVGMLKVTEPYNDLVKEELNMIQGALELRTKTVEDVMTPLADCFMIQADAVLDFDTMSEIMESGYTRIPVFDDERCNIVDILYVKDLAFVDPDDCTTLKTITKFYNHPVHFVFHDTKLDTMLEEFKKGKSHLAIVQKVNDEGEGDPFYQVLGLVTLEDVIEEIIKSEILDESDLYTDNRTKKRVDAAKSKRDFSAFRPDSDAKAKISPQLTLAAHRFLATEVSLFGTFHVTEKVLLRILRHPDVVQELKFDDDDKRAAQHFLYQRGKPVDYFVLILQGRVEVEAGNENMKFETGPFSYYGVMALSTPPLAVTPPLSPSVASPPPRRLSLKRFSVFSRFPEFRSPSHGGNLNRSASIGGSAGGPESNSVGGSSSQIPGTPFQYIPDFCVRALSDLQFVKITRAQYQNGLLASRLDSTPQSPEGSQQRLDAAPQPPLAALPGGRPPPPLERPPSNAPSARRPSQSSLSTNRAALAQAAAPRQPTPPADADGVPGETTTLLGEQHNCVDPRRPGQPLMHQHAHTESTI; translated from the exons ATGCGGCTGGAGACGAGCGACAAGCCGGCCAGCACCGGTGACGACGGCGTTCTGCAGGTGACCGAGGACAGCTCCGTGCAGCTCCGCTTCTACGGGCTCAGGCTGCACCCTGGAGCCTGGAGGCTCATCCGCTTCACGGAGCTGTCCGGCCGCGGGGAGGGGGACTCGGGGGACTCGGGGGGCGGGGCAACCTGCTCGGACTTCACCAAGGACATCGAGGTCGGGACCGGCATGAACGTGAGCGGCCGGGGCACGTCGGGGCTGCTGCGCGTGCACGCCAAGCCGCTGCGCAAGAGCCAGCCGAGCAGCGAGTACGTGCTGTGCACGCGCATCGACGACCCGGTGGACGGTGGCGGCGACGAGCGCGCCGGACGCTGGCGGCCGCTGGGCGACGGCGACGGGCGCCTGCTGGTTGTGGAGGAGAAGAAGTCGCTGCTGCCGCTGTGGCTGCAG GTGATCCTGATCTTGGGCCTGCTGGTGCTGTCGGGCATGTTCAGCGGGCTCAACCTGGGTCTGATGGCCCTGGACCCCATGGAGCTGCGCATCGTGCAGAGCTGCGGCACGGACAAGGAGAAGAAGTACGCGCGCAAGATAGAGCCCATCCGCAGCAAGGGCAACTACCTGCTGTGCTCGCTGCTCCTGGGCAACGTCCTGGTCAACACCACGCTCACCATCCTCCTGGACGACCTGACCGGCTCGGGCCCGGGCGCCGTGGCGGCCTCCACCGTGGGCATCGTCATCTTCGGCGAGATCGCGCCCCAGGCGCTCTGCTCGCGCCACGGGCTGGCCGTGGGCGCCGACACCATCGCGCTCACCAAGTTCTTCATGCTGCTCACCTTCCCGCTCAGCTTCCCCGTCAGCAAGCTGCTGGACGTGCTGCTGGGCCAGGAGATCGGCACCGTGTACAACCGCGAGAAGCTGGTGGGGATGCTCAAGGTCACCGAGCCCTACAACGACCTGGTCAAGGAGGAGCTCAACATGATCCAGGGGGCGCTGGAGCTGCGCACCAAGACGGTGGAGGACGTCATGACGCCGCTGGCCGACTGCTTCATGATCCAG GCGGACGCCGTGCTGGACTTCGACACCATGTCGGAGATCATGGAGAGCGGCTACACGCGCATCCCCGTCTTCGACGACGAGCGCTGCAACATCGTGGACATCCTGTACGTCAAGGACCTGGCCTTCGTCGACCCCGACGACTGCACCACGCTCAAGACCATCACCAAGTTCTACAACCACCCCGTGCACTTCGTCTTCCACGACACCAAGCTGGACACCATGCTGGAGGAGTTCAAGAAAG GTAAATCGCACCTGGCCATCGTGCAGAAGGTCAACGACGAGGGCGAGGGCGACCCCTTCTACCAGGTGCTGGGATTGGTCACCCTGGAGGACGTCATCGAGGAGATCATCAAGTCGGAGATCCTGGACGAGTCCGACCTTTACA CCGACAACCGCACCAAGAAGCGAGTGGACGCCGCCAAGAGCAAACGAGACTTCTCGGCGTTCAGACCCGACAGCGACGCCAAGGCCAAGATCTCCCCGCAGCTCACGCTGGCTGCCCATCGCTTCCTGGCAACAG AGGTGAGCCTGTTCGGTACCTTCCACGTGACCGAGAAGGTCCTGCTGAGGATCTTGAGGCATCCCGACGTCGTGCAGGAGCTCAAGttcgacgacgacgacaagcGCGCAGCGCAGCACTTCCTGTACCAGCGCGGCAAGCCCGTCGACTACTTTGTGCTCATCCTGCAG ggtCGAGTGGAGGTGGAGGCGGGAAACGAGAACATGAAGTTTGAGACGGGCCCCTTCTCCTACTATGGTGTCATGGCGCTCAGCACGCCACCGCTGG CCGTCACCCCCCCTCTGTCCCCGTCGGTGGCGTCCCCCCCTCCGAGGCGCCTCTCTCTTAAGAGGTTTTCCGTGTTCTCTCGCTTCCCAG AGTTCCGTTCTCCGTCCCACGGCGGCAACCTGAACCGCTCGGCGTCCATCGGCGGCAGCGCAGGCGGTCCGGAGAGCAACTCCGTGGGCGGCAGCAGCAGCCAAATCCCGGGAACGCCCTTCCAGTACATTCCGGACTTCTGCGTACGAGCGCTCAGCGACCTGCAGTTTGTCAAG ATCACACGCGCGCAGTACCAGAACGGCCTGCTGGCGTCACGTCTGGACAGCACGCCGCAGTCTCCGGAAGGAAGTCAACAGCGTCTGGACGCGGCGCCGCAGCCGCCTCTCGCCGCCCTGCCGGGCGGGCGCCCCCCGCCGCCCCTCGAGCGTCCGCCGTCCAACGCTCCCTCGGCGCGGCGCCCCAGCCAGTCGTCGCTTTCGACCAACCGCGCGGCCCTGGCGCAGGCCGCCGCGCCGCGCCAACCGACGCCACCCGCGGACGCCGACGGCGTGCCGGGAGAGACCACCACGCTACTCGGCGAGCAGCACAACTGCGTGGACCCCCGACGGCCGGGACAGCCCCTCATGCACCAGCACGCGCATACCGAGAGTACCATTTGA